In Lotus japonicus ecotype B-129 chromosome 5, LjGifu_v1.2, one genomic interval encodes:
- the LOC130717450 gene encoding U-box domain-containing protein 43-like, which translates to MVGLELIPIGTILTVVTNQVLRTAHAAADVLVSKECFKTLSKHLFDIEPVLRELQLQELNDSQAARVALESLEADVKRASNLVDKYRNRGRFYLLVKCRTIVEEVEKVTRDIGKSLNVLSIANTQVLSRISDQVDRLQSEMQSVEFEASQPQLQIVDKLNQGIREQKLDQAFANYMLEEIAKEVGVPVEPSEISKEIASIRREKEEAANRKEKLEFYFLEQIIQLLSRADAARDYEEVKNQYFERVKVIQRYDSRKKYIHPLNSFCCCITGAVMVDPVSLCTGTTCERSAIEDWFYNGNMTDPETKEVLEDTTLRSNIPLRQSIEEWRELNYCLVISSIREKLLSSSDMQESLSEIQALVRENSINKDWISIGELTDIVISILGNSDDREVKMKILITLKDVVEGHARNKEKVAASVGWDHIISCLGGDLGISKEAIHLLQELLLDRSGWNQCFCKKLSQNRYAVSFLVTLLKDPVNDSAEVAEKILKELFEINEDSIVTAATCGWYKPLVDRMVRGPDSRISMAKAIVNLQLSDLNLKLLGEEGAIPPLLEMLSGSIDSKDTSLSALVKLAGSHANKGIIAASGGVPLILDLMLLPRTKTFITIKCSEILEKLSSSEDGIEFFVDGEGKQLELDSIITNLLSLQQSSSSGHSLRKPTLRALLGICKFETSLVKKAILAANGVSQILPLLDDSDSEIRETAINLLFLFSQHEPEGVVEYLFKPRRLEALIGLLENEDNDNVQMAAAGLLANLPKSERELTMKLIKMGGLDAIISILKTGKMEAKENALSALFRFTDPTDIESQRDLVKRGIYPLLVDFLNTGSVTAKARAAAFIGDLSMSTPNLTVVSKSPGCWFLRSSRVPLCSAHDSLCSVITTFCLLEADALPGLIKLLHGEVHATAYEAIQTLSTLVLEECPQRGAHVLHEANAMRPLLDILNWGSDSLKAEALGLLEKVFVSKEMVEYYGTTARSRLVGLTGMNIYGDGHLRRKAAKVLSLLERYSRTSSSAVSGVME; encoded by the exons ATGGTAGGATTGGAACTCATACCCATAGGCACAATTTTGACAGTGGTAACTAACCAGGTCTTGAGAACAGCTCATGCAGCAGCTGATGTTCTTGTCAGTAAAGAATGTTTCAAGACCCTTTCAAAACATCTATTTGACATTGAGCCAGTGCTAAGGGAGTTACAGCTTCAGGAACTGAATGATTCTCAAGCTGCAAGGGTTGCTCTAGAGTCTCTTGAAGCAGATGTAAAAAGGGCTAGTAATTTGGTGGACAAGTATCGGAACCGCGGGCGATTCTACTTGCTGGTTAAGTGCCGAACCATAGTCGAAGAAGTTGAAAAAGTCACAAGGGATATTGGAAAGTCTCTGAATGTTCTTTCTATTGCAAATACTCAAGTTCTATCAAGAATTTCAGATCAGGTTGATAGGCTGCAGAGTGAGATGCAAAGTGTGGAGTTTGAGGCTTCGCAACCTCAGCTCCAGATTGTTGACAAGTTGAATCAGGGAATTAGAGAACAGAAACTGGATCAGGCTTTTGCGAATTACATGCTTGAGGAGATAGCAAAGGAAGTTGGGGTGCCAGTGGAACCCTCAGAGATAAGCAAAGAGATAGCCAGCATTaggagagaaaaagaagaagctgCCAATAGGAAAGAAAagcttgaattttattttttggagcAGATCATTCAGTTGCTCTCTCGAGCTGACGCGGCGAGGGATTATGAAGAGGTTAAGAATCAGTACTTTGAAAGGGTTAAGGTGATACAGAGATATGATTCAAGGAAAAAATATATCCACCCTCTTAACTCTTTCTGTTGTTGTATAACTGGAGCTGTTATGGTTGATCCTGTGAGCCTTTGCACAGGTACTACCTGTGAGAGATCTGCCATTGAAGATTGGTTTTACAATGGAAACATGACAGATCCGGAAACGAAAGAGGTTCTTGAAGACACTACCTTGAGGTCTAATATTCCTCTTAGACAATCCATTGAAGAGTGGAGAGAACTCAATTACTGTCTTGTAATAAGTTCTATCAGGGAAAAGTTATTATCAAGCTCTGACATGCAAGAATCCCTGAGTGAAATTCAAGCTCTAGTAAGGGAGAATTCTATTAACAAAGATTGGATTTCTATTGGAGAGCTTACTGATATTGTGATCTCTATCCTGGGGAACTCTGATGACAGAgaagtgaagatgaagattttgaTTACTTTGAAGGATGTTGTAGAGGGGCATGCAAGAAACAAG GAGAAAGTGGCTGCATCTGTAGGATGGGATCATATAATTTCATGCTTAGGGGGTGACTTGGGGATTTCAAAGGAAGCAATTCATTTGCTACAAGAGTTGCTTCTAGACCGATCTGGTTGGAATCAATGCTTTTGTAAAAAACTTTCTCAGAATCGCTATGCAGTTAGTTTCCTTGTCACCCTTCTAAAGGATCCTGTCAACGATTCAGCTGAGGTCGCGGAGAAGATTTTGAAGGAACTTTTTGAAATAAATGAGGACAGCATTGTCACTGCTGCTACTTGTGGCTGGTATAAACCACTTGTTGATCGCATGGTTCGCG GACCAGATTCGAGAATATCAATGGCAAAAGCCATAGTTAATTTGCAGTTGAGTGATTTAAACTTGAAACTCCTTGGCGAGGAAGGAGCTATACCGCCTTTGCTAGAAATGCTATCTGGTAGTATTGACTCAAAAGACACATCATTATCAGCACTGGTTAAACTAGCAGGTTCTCATGCCAACAAGGGAATCATTGCTGCATCAGGAGGTGTTCCTCTTATTCTAGATTTAATGTTACTTCCTCGGACAAAGACATTCATTACCATTAAGTGCTCCGAAATACTTGAGAAACTTTCGtcttctgaagatggaattgaATTTTTTGTTGATGGAGAAGGGAAACAGCTTGAGTTAGATTCCATCATCACCAATTTGCTATCCCTGCAGCAGAGTTCTAGCTCAGGTCACAGCTTGCGTAAGCCTACACTACGCGCTCTCCTTGGCATTTGCAAGTTTGAGACTAGTTTGGTGAAAAAAGCAATTCTTGCAGCCAATGGTGTATCTCAAATTCTCCCACTTCTTgatgactctgactcagaaatCAGAGAAACCGCCATAAACTTGCTCTTTCTTTTCTCCCAGCATGAGCCTGAAGGAGTAGTTGAATATCTCTTCAAGCCTAGAAGGCTGGAAGCTCTGATTGGACTTCTTGAGAATGAGGACAATGACAATGTACAGATGGCTGCAGCAGGATTACTAGCAAACCTGCCGAAATCGGAACGAGAACTCACCATGAAGCTGATTAAAATGGGAGGACTTGATGCAATCATAAGCATTTTGAAAACTGGCAAAATGGAAGCCAAAGAGAATGCTCTCAGTGCACTCTTCAGGTTCACAGACCCTACTGATATCGAGTCACAGCGTGACCTGGTGAAACGCGGAATCTACCCTTTGCTTGTGGATTTTCTCAATACCGGTTCTGTCACTGCAAAGGCAAGAGCAGCAGCTTTCATTGGTGATCTTTCCATGAGTACTCCAAATCTCACCGTCGTTTCCAAATCACCCGGTTGCTGGTTTTTAAGATCGTCGCGAGTTCCTCTATGTTCAGCACATGATAGCTTATGCAGTGTGATCACCACATTTTGTCTATTGGAAGCAGATGCTTTGCCTGGTTTGATAAAGCTGTTACATGGGGAAGTTCATGCAACTGCTTATGAGGCCATTCAGACACTTTCCACATTGGTTTTGGAAGAGTGTCCTCAAAGGGGGGCTCATGTGTTGCATGAGGCAAATGCAATGAGACCCTTGTTGGACATTTTAAATTGGGGAAGTGATTCTCTCAAGGCAGAAGCTCTAGGACTTTTGGAGAAGGTTTTTGTGTCAAAAGAAATGGTAGAATACTATGGAACAACTGCTAGATCACGTTTAGTTGGTTTGACTGGCATGAATATATATGGGGATGGACACCTTAGGAGAAAGGCTGCTAAGGTGCTATCATTGCTTGAACGATATTCAAGGACATCATCATCTGCAGTCTCTGGAGTTATGGAATGA